A single Sporomusaceae bacterium DNA region contains:
- a CDS encoding glycerol-3-phosphate responsive antiterminator, with protein MADIVAQLCAGSVIPAARTTADLTHALATTAAPAVILLFGDINTLPGLLAEAKRHGKRLIVHLDLLDGVGKDRAGVKCLARLGVTALITTKQQLVKTARDEGIIVVQRLFIMDTEALRTGIKIVNQAKPDAVEVLPASVPAWVFREITHQTGLPLWAGGLVATRADVQSALAGGALAVSTSHRDLWK; from the coding sequence ATGGCCGACATCGTCGCCCAACTCTGCGCCGGGTCCGTAATCCCCGCCGCCCGCACCACCGCCGACCTCACCCACGCCCTCGCCACCACCGCCGCCCCCGCCGTCATCCTCCTCTTCGGCGACATCAACACCCTCCCCGGCCTGCTCGCCGAAGCCAAACGGCACGGCAAGCGCCTCATCGTCCACCTCGACCTCTTAGACGGCGTCGGCAAAGACCGCGCCGGCGTAAAATGCCTTGCCAGGCTTGGCGTTACCGCCCTCATCACCACCAAACAACAACTTGTCAAAACGGCGCGGGACGAAGGTATCATCGTTGTCCAGCGCCTCTTTATCATGGACACCGAAGCATTGCGCACCGGCATAAAAATCGTCAACCAGGCCAAACCCGACGCCGTCGAAGTCCTGCCCGCCTCCGTACCCGCGTGGGTCTTCCGCGAAATAACCCACCAGACCGGCCTGCCCCTGTGGGCCGGCGGCCTCGTCGCCACCCGCGCCGACGTCCAGAGCGCCCTCGCCGGCGGCGCCCTCGCCGTCAGCACCTCCCACCGCGACCTCTGGAAATAA
- a CDS encoding SDR family oxidoreductase, translating into MHTKILLTGSTGLIGSCVAVELLENRRGCEPLFLVRADNKPQGLARVRAALAKVGARAITLAGLHEAQIILGDLGASKKLAADARLQDVTHVINCAAVTAFSNRPSIRKVNVDDTLAFAGVIAGLPAVKRFVYVGTAMICGAKAANRVVCEDESPAPTTHFVAYTESKAAAETLLPAALGKVPLTVVRPSIVVGHSRLGCRPSTSIFWIFRMLYLAWRSPFPLDYKIDVLPADYAAAAIVYLALKDDLAHTRYHIAAGPGASCTFGEIMDTFMQNGDRKAAPPLKITIDHYAENTVHFNEWFGPGNPRLMLRAINLYYNFANLSLTFDNSRLLGEGFTPPPRFVDYLGLCIKTGCHDPVSQQMVDDFK; encoded by the coding sequence ATGCATACAAAGATACTGCTCACTGGATCAACCGGACTGATCGGCAGCTGTGTCGCCGTAGAACTGCTCGAAAACCGCCGCGGCTGCGAGCCCCTGTTCCTCGTCAGGGCCGACAATAAGCCCCAGGGTCTCGCGCGGGTGCGCGCGGCGCTCGCCAAAGTGGGGGCGCGGGCGATTACCCTCGCCGGCCTCCACGAAGCGCAAATAATCCTCGGCGACCTGGGCGCAAGCAAAAAACTGGCCGCCGACGCCAGGCTGCAGGACGTCACCCACGTCATAAACTGCGCCGCCGTCACCGCCTTCTCAAACCGGCCCTCGATCCGCAAAGTCAACGTCGACGACACCCTCGCCTTCGCCGGCGTCATTGCCGGGCTGCCTGCCGTCAAGCGGTTCGTCTACGTCGGCACCGCCATGATCTGCGGCGCCAAAGCCGCCAACCGCGTCGTCTGCGAAGACGAATCCCCGGCCCCCACCACCCACTTTGTCGCGTACACCGAAAGCAAAGCCGCCGCCGAAACCCTGCTGCCGGCCGCTTTAGGCAAAGTGCCCCTCACCGTCGTCCGCCCGTCGATCGTCGTCGGCCACTCCCGGCTGGGGTGCAGACCCTCCACCAGCATTTTCTGGATCTTCCGCATGCTCTACCTCGCCTGGCGCTCGCCCTTCCCCCTCGACTATAAAATCGACGTCCTGCCGGCCGACTACGCCGCCGCAGCCATCGTCTACCTCGCCCTCAAAGACGACCTCGCCCATACCCGCTACCACATCGCCGCCGGCCCCGGCGCCAGTTGCACCTTCGGCGAAATAATGGACACCTTCATGCAAAACGGCGACCGCAAAGCCGCCCCGCCGCTCAAAATCACCATCGACCACTACGCCGAGAACACCGTCCACTTCAACGAATGGTTCGGCCCCGGCAACCCCCGGCTCATGCTCAGAGCCATCAACCTCTACTACAACTTCGCCAACCTCAGCCTCACCTTCGACAACTCGCGGCTCCTCGGCGAAGGCTTCACACCGCCGCCGCGGTTCGTCGACTACCTCGGACTATGCATCAAAACAGGCTGCCACGACCCTGTCAGCCAGCAAATGGTCGATGACTTCAAATAA
- a CDS encoding Lin0512 family protein — MALKRYIVEIGTGADLHGGDITKAAQRAVKDAVSKSCLCGLVDIFHLDNPDKMHVAVKIGCPEPERLAGDEVLAAVPFGAKTLEAVPGGLAVRGLALPALGAGDTIVIAVAALTVSIDLDS, encoded by the coding sequence ATGGCGCTCAAGCGCTACATCGTGGAAATCGGCACCGGCGCCGACCTCCACGGCGGCGACATCACCAAAGCCGCCCAGCGGGCCGTCAAAGACGCCGTCTCCAAAAGCTGCCTCTGCGGCCTCGTCGACATCTTCCACCTCGACAACCCCGACAAAATGCACGTCGCCGTCAAAATCGGCTGCCCCGAGCCCGAGCGGCTCGCCGGCGACGAAGTCCTCGCAGCCGTGCCCTTCGGCGCCAAAACCCTCGAAGCGGTCCCCGGCGGACTCGCCGTCCGCGGCCTGGCCCTTCCCGCCCTGGGCGCGGGCGACACAATCGTCATCGCCGTCGCCGCCCTCACCGTCTCCATCGACCTCGACTCCTGA
- a CDS encoding DMT family transporter, producing MSALALALVLAAAFAHAAWNYLAKKICGGVPFIWLFAVMSAVIYAPVAAWVYLTYQPVIGPAELGLIAGTAVLHAIYFILLDKGYQIGDLSVIYPLARGTGPLLAMLAAVLLLGERPSWLAIAGCLAIGAGILVLTGNPAKLGDPANRRPVIFAILCGAVIAAYTVWDKIAVSAFLIPPLLYDWAANLGRVLLLTPAALRDKEGVREQWRQNKLSIAAVAVLSPLAYILVLTAMVFSPVSYIAPAREISILIGALAGTHILREGNAGPRLAAAGFMVAGLVALALG from the coding sequence ATGTCCGCACTCGCCCTCGCCCTCGTCCTGGCGGCCGCCTTCGCCCACGCCGCCTGGAACTACCTCGCCAAAAAAATCTGCGGCGGCGTCCCCTTCATCTGGCTGTTCGCCGTCATGTCCGCCGTCATCTATGCCCCGGTAGCCGCCTGGGTATACCTCACATATCAGCCCGTCATCGGCCCCGCCGAGCTCGGTCTCATCGCCGGCACCGCCGTCCTCCACGCCATCTACTTCATCCTCCTCGACAAAGGCTACCAAATCGGCGACCTGTCCGTCATCTACCCCCTCGCCCGCGGCACCGGGCCGCTCCTCGCCATGCTCGCCGCCGTCCTCCTCCTCGGCGAACGCCCCTCCTGGCTCGCCATCGCCGGCTGCCTTGCCATCGGCGCCGGCATCCTCGTCCTCACCGGCAACCCCGCCAAACTCGGCGACCCCGCCAACCGGCGGCCCGTCATCTTCGCCATCTTATGCGGCGCCGTCATCGCCGCCTACACCGTCTGGGACAAAATCGCCGTCAGCGCCTTCCTCATCCCGCCCCTCCTCTACGACTGGGCCGCCAACCTCGGCCGCGTCCTCCTCCTCACCCCCGCCGCCCTCCGCGACAAAGAGGGCGTCCGCGAGCAATGGCGGCAGAACAAACTTTCCATCGCCGCCGTCGCCGTCCTCTCACCCTTAGCCTACATCCTCGTCCTCACCGCCATGGTCTTCAGCCCCGTCAGCTACATCGCCCCCGCCCGCGAAATCAGCATCCTCATCGGCGCCCTCGCCGGCACCCACATCCTCCGCGAAGGCAACGCCGGCCCGCGCCTTGCCGCCGCCGGCTTCATGGTCGCCGGCCTCGTAGCCCTCGCCCTCGGCTGA
- a CDS encoding DUF6506 family protein, with protein MSLKAAFIFVAPDADAAIHRAVVDTPVVKLTAVGVKNYAEAVTVARQLVAEGFAALELCGGFGIEGAALVKQAVAGKAAVGVVHFDNHPGLGFKSGDDLFK; from the coding sequence ATGAGCCTCAAAGCAGCCTTCATCTTCGTCGCCCCCGACGCCGACGCCGCCATCCACCGCGCCGTCGTCGACACCCCCGTCGTCAAACTCACCGCCGTCGGCGTCAAAAACTACGCCGAAGCCGTAACCGTCGCCCGCCAGCTCGTCGCCGAAGGCTTCGCCGCCCTAGAGCTCTGCGGCGGCTTCGGCATCGAAGGCGCCGCCCTCGTCAAACAGGCCGTCGCCGGCAAAGCCGCCGTAGGCGTCGTCCACTTCGACAACCACCCCGGCCTCGGCTTCAAAAGCGGCGACGACCTCTTCAAATAA
- a CDS encoding EamA family transporter: MLLARGGDGASMWLISWIPWCFLSALCESCGQICFKKAALCTKHETGLAYYLCLAKNRHIHLGIAANLGEMAVWLYLIAHLPLSVAYPLAGLQEMILILFAAFVLKEKIAPLAWAGVLLIAVGVSLVS; encoded by the coding sequence GTGCTACTTGCACGTGGCGGCGATGGAGCAAGCATGTGGCTTATTAGCTGGATACCGTGGTGTTTCCTGTCCGCCCTCTGCGAGAGCTGCGGGCAGATATGCTTCAAAAAAGCGGCGCTCTGCACCAAGCACGAAACCGGGCTCGCCTACTACCTTTGCCTCGCGAAAAACCGCCACATCCACCTCGGCATCGCCGCCAACCTCGGCGAAATGGCCGTCTGGCTCTACCTCATCGCCCACCTGCCGCTGTCGGTCGCCTACCCCTTGGCAGGGCTTCAGGAAATGATCCTCATCCTTTTCGCCGCCTTCGTCCTCAAAGAAAAAATCGCGCCCCTCGCCTGGGCAGGCGTACTCCTCATCGCCGTCGGCGTATCCCTCGTCTCATAA
- a CDS encoding thiamine pyrophosphate-dependent dehydrogenase E1 component subunit alpha, with translation MQLSKENLLAFYQTMVTVRTFENKAAELFAAGKLPGFVHLYIGEEAVATGVCANLTAQDYITSTHRGHGHLIAKGGKVDLMMAELYGKATGYCKGKGGSMHIADVDLGILGANGIVGAGQPIAAGAAFACKYKGSGAITVCFFGDGASNRGTFHEAMNLASIWKLPVVFVCENNMYGISNCQRDHMNICDIADRAAAYGIPGVTVDGNDVVAVFEAAAEGVKRARSGDGPSLIECKTWRWRGHFEGDPATYKNPEEQKAWLQKDPIPRLAQKIIDLGYATDADLAQIADAVKAQVAAAVAFAESSPDPVPADVLTDVYAGQ, from the coding sequence ATGCAACTGTCCAAGGAAAACCTGCTCGCATTCTATCAGACCATGGTAACCGTCAGAACCTTCGAAAACAAAGCCGCCGAACTCTTCGCCGCCGGCAAACTGCCCGGCTTCGTCCACCTCTACATCGGCGAAGAAGCGGTCGCCACCGGCGTCTGCGCCAACCTCACCGCCCAAGACTACATCACCAGCACCCACCGCGGCCACGGCCACCTCATCGCCAAAGGCGGCAAAGTCGACCTCATGATGGCCGAGCTCTACGGCAAAGCCACCGGCTACTGCAAAGGCAAAGGCGGCTCCATGCACATCGCCGACGTCGACCTCGGCATCCTCGGGGCCAACGGCATCGTCGGCGCCGGTCAGCCCATCGCCGCCGGCGCCGCCTTCGCCTGCAAATACAAGGGCAGCGGCGCCATCACCGTCTGCTTCTTCGGTGACGGCGCCTCCAACCGCGGCACATTCCACGAAGCCATGAACCTCGCCTCCATCTGGAAACTGCCCGTCGTCTTCGTCTGCGAAAACAACATGTACGGCATCTCCAACTGCCAGCGCGACCACATGAACATCTGCGACATCGCCGACCGCGCCGCCGCTTACGGCATCCCCGGCGTCACCGTCGACGGCAACGACGTAGTAGCCGTCTTCGAAGCCGCCGCCGAAGGCGTCAAGCGGGCGAGAAGCGGCGACGGCCCCAGCCTCATCGAATGCAAAACCTGGCGGTGGCGCGGCCACTTCGAAGGCGACCCCGCCACCTACAAAAACCCCGAAGAACAGAAAGCCTGGCTCCAGAAAGACCCCATCCCCCGGCTGGCGCAGAAAATCATCGACCTCGGCTACGCCACCGACGCCGACCTCGCCCAAATAGCCGACGCCGTCAAAGCCCAGGTCGCTGCCGCCGTAGCCTTCGCCGAAAGCAGCCCCGACCCCGTTCCCGCCGACGTGCTCACCGACGTCTACGCCGGTCAATAG
- a CDS encoding NAD(+)/NADH kinase produces MTTVGIVANPASGKDIRRLVAHGTVFDNLEKVNIVRRILLGLAAAGVEKVIYMPDYYGIVPRALEGLGSRDRPSLDLVPADIPLTCTQQDSAAAAAAMRAGGAGCIVTLGGDGTNRMVAKGCGDIPLLPLSTGTNNVFPVMLEGTIAGLAAGVVARGLAGGQAVLRRTKKLLVAKDGVPADSALVDAVVLDGSFIGSRAIWDIDPIRQIILTRCEPHAIGISAIGGQLVPIGPHDDRGLAIDLDDTAAAAVLAPIAPGVVTPVRFRSYRILAIGEHVPVAHTPCIIALDGEREVEVRAGEIAAISLTFDGPLVVDARAALAVAAAAGVFRLPAVTPS; encoded by the coding sequence GTGACCACGGTAGGAATCGTCGCCAACCCGGCCTCGGGCAAAGACATCAGACGCCTCGTCGCCCACGGCACCGTCTTCGACAACCTCGAAAAAGTCAACATCGTCAGAAGGATACTCCTTGGCCTCGCCGCCGCCGGCGTCGAAAAGGTAATCTACATGCCCGACTACTACGGCATCGTCCCCCGCGCCCTCGAAGGCCTCGGCAGCCGGGACCGCCCGTCCCTCGACCTCGTCCCCGCCGACATCCCCCTCACCTGCACCCAGCAGGACTCCGCCGCCGCCGCCGCCGCCATGCGCGCCGGCGGCGCCGGCTGCATCGTCACCCTCGGCGGCGACGGCACAAACCGCATGGTCGCCAAAGGCTGCGGCGACATTCCCCTCCTGCCCCTATCCACCGGCACCAACAACGTCTTCCCCGTCATGCTCGAAGGCACAATCGCCGGCCTCGCCGCCGGCGTCGTCGCCCGCGGCCTCGCCGGCGGCCAAGCCGTCCTTCGCCGCACCAAAAAACTGCTCGTCGCCAAAGACGGCGTCCCCGCCGACAGCGCCCTCGTCGACGCCGTCGTTTTGGACGGCAGCTTCATCGGCTCGCGCGCCATCTGGGACATCGACCCCATCCGCCAGATAATCCTCACCCGCTGCGAACCCCACGCCATCGGCATATCCGCCATCGGCGGCCAGCTCGTCCCCATCGGTCCCCACGACGACCGCGGCCTCGCCATCGACCTCGACGACACTGCCGCCGCCGCCGTCCTCGCCCCCATCGCCCCCGGCGTCGTAACCCCCGTCCGCTTCCGCAGCTACCGCATCCTCGCCATCGGCGAACACGTTCCCGTCGCTCACACCCCCTGCATCATCGCCCTCGACGGCGAGAGGGAAGTCGAAGTCAGAGCCGGCGAAATCGCCGCCATCAGCCTCACCTTCGACGGCCCCCTCGTCGTCGACGCCCGCGCCGCGCTCGCCGTCGCCGCCGCCGCCGGCGTCTTCCGCCTGCCCGCCGTAACCCCGTCATAA
- a CDS encoding alpha-ketoacid dehydrogenase subunit beta, whose amino-acid sequence MKKMTYAEAIRDGIRVEMKRDADVYLCGEDVGKFGGCFGVTAGLVDEFPGRVLDTPITETAIIGSAVGAAAVGLRPVAEIMFIDFTGVCMDELFNQAVKMRYMFGGKAKVPLVLKTICGGGVAAAAQHSQCMEAWFTHIPGLKTVMPATPADAKGLMAAAIRDDNPVIYIEHKQLLGLSGDVPEGEYVIPLGKADIKRPGSDVTIVAWSWMVHRALAAAEALAKEGISAEVIDPRTLVPLDKDAILASLAKTHKLVIVHEAVRTSGFGGEIAAVVAEQGFDLLDAPIKRVTAPDTPVPFSPVLEKAFLPDEGKIIQAVKELF is encoded by the coding sequence ATGAAAAAGATGACCTACGCCGAAGCCATCAGAGACGGCATCAGAGTAGAAATGAAACGCGACGCCGACGTCTACCTCTGCGGTGAAGACGTCGGCAAATTCGGCGGCTGTTTCGGCGTCACCGCCGGCCTCGTCGACGAATTCCCCGGCCGGGTGCTCGACACCCCCATCACCGAAACCGCCATCATCGGCTCCGCCGTCGGCGCGGCCGCCGTCGGCCTCAGGCCGGTCGCCGAAATAATGTTCATCGACTTCACCGGCGTCTGCATGGACGAACTCTTCAACCAGGCCGTCAAAATGCGCTACATGTTCGGCGGCAAAGCCAAAGTACCCCTCGTCCTCAAAACAATCTGCGGCGGCGGCGTCGCTGCTGCGGCCCAGCACTCCCAGTGCATGGAAGCCTGGTTCACCCACATCCCCGGCCTCAAAACCGTCATGCCCGCCACCCCCGCCGACGCCAAAGGCCTCATGGCCGCCGCCATCCGCGACGACAACCCCGTAATCTACATCGAGCACAAACAGCTCCTCGGCCTCAGCGGCGACGTCCCCGAAGGCGAATACGTCATCCCCCTCGGCAAAGCCGACATCAAACGCCCCGGCAGCGACGTCACCATCGTCGCCTGGTCGTGGATGGTCCACCGCGCCCTCGCCGCCGCCGAAGCCCTCGCCAAAGAAGGCATCAGCGCCGAAGTCATCGACCCGCGCACCCTCGTCCCCCTCGACAAAGACGCCATCCTCGCCTCGCTCGCCAAAACCCACAAACTCGTCATCGTCCACGAAGCCGTCAGAACAAGCGGCTTCGGCGGGGAAATCGCCGCCGTCGTAGCCGAACAAGGCTTCGACCTCCTCGACGCCCCCATAAAGCGCGTCACCGCCCCCGACACCCCCGTCCCCTTCAGCCCCGTCCTCGAAAAAGCCTTCCTGCCTGATGAAGGGAAAATCATCCAGGCCGTCAAAGAACTCTTCTAA
- a CDS encoding sigma-54-dependent Fis family transcriptional regulator, which yields MEVIRSASTPDKASAWKTFVNSGEIVAGAIPPPIAASWRKCALTGVDPADGTGRIVLEHADLRRLVDKNRAIVSLAKPFMQNLYQFFRASGFIIVLTDEAGYILESFGDSEPLASARTINFLPGADWQDVSVGTNAIGTALATGAPIQVSGQEHFCLRHHAWTCSAAPITGKGGKIIAVLDVSGPARACNAHTLGMVVAAAEAIAMQLAIREKNRELAMANRRLTSIFNTMSEGVILIDRHGVVDEINAVVGRIIDRPSEDIVGRPIEKLLGGFAPLTRRMLADKQPYADVELMLPGKKGASHCLVSGDPVTDGQGEISGGVIVVRPIKQVRTLVNRFSGYFTTFRFSDIIGASPQISEAVRIARLAAAGAANILLQGESGTGKELFAQAIHHHGPRSDGPFIVVNCGAIPRELIGSELFGYEEGAFTGASRGGRPGKFELAGGGTVFLDEIGDMPLEQQAALLRVLQEKKLVRIGGSRVIPADVRVICATNKNLANEVVKGAFRQDLYYRLNVISITIPPLRDRGDDILLLFDDFLARLGRERGRAFAPEPAVYDALRRYRWPGNVRELHNAAERAVSLAEGDTVYLWHLPPEIHGGGGEQLAHSGGLAFSEVVRIVSLREQTRQQLAQRDRQELAALLRECGGNISLLANRLGVARSTIYRRLRHLGLDS from the coding sequence ATGGAAGTCATCAGGAGCGCGTCAACCCCTGACAAGGCATCGGCCTGGAAAACCTTCGTAAACTCGGGAGAAATCGTCGCCGGCGCCATCCCCCCGCCGATCGCCGCCTCATGGCGCAAATGCGCCCTCACCGGCGTCGACCCCGCCGACGGCACAGGACGCATCGTCCTCGAACACGCCGACCTCAGGCGGCTCGTCGACAAAAACCGCGCCATCGTCAGCCTCGCCAAACCCTTCATGCAAAACCTCTACCAGTTCTTCCGCGCCTCCGGCTTCATCATCGTCCTCACCGACGAAGCCGGCTACATCCTCGAAAGCTTCGGCGACAGCGAGCCCCTCGCCAGCGCCCGCACCATCAACTTCCTTCCCGGCGCCGACTGGCAAGACGTCAGCGTCGGCACAAACGCCATCGGCACCGCCCTCGCCACCGGCGCGCCCATCCAGGTCTCCGGGCAGGAGCACTTCTGCCTCCGCCACCACGCCTGGACCTGCTCCGCCGCGCCCATCACCGGCAAAGGCGGCAAAATCATCGCCGTCCTCGACGTCTCCGGCCCCGCCCGCGCCTGCAACGCCCACACCCTCGGCATGGTCGTCGCCGCCGCCGAAGCCATCGCCATGCAGCTCGCCATCCGCGAAAAAAACCGCGAACTCGCCATGGCCAACCGCCGCCTCACCAGCATCTTCAACACCATGTCCGAAGGCGTCATCCTCATCGACCGCCACGGCGTCGTCGACGAAATCAACGCCGTCGTCGGCCGGATAATCGACCGGCCCAGCGAAGACATCGTCGGGCGGCCCATCGAAAAACTCCTCGGCGGGTTCGCGCCCCTCACCCGCCGCATGCTCGCCGACAAACAGCCCTACGCCGACGTCGAACTCATGCTCCCCGGCAAAAAAGGCGCCAGCCACTGCCTCGTCTCCGGCGACCCCGTCACCGACGGCCAGGGCGAAATAAGCGGCGGCGTCATCGTCGTCAGGCCCATCAAACAGGTCCGCACCCTCGTCAACCGTTTCAGCGGCTACTTCACCACCTTCCGGTTCAGCGACATCATCGGCGCCAGCCCGCAGATCAGCGAGGCCGTGCGCATCGCGCGCCTCGCCGCCGCCGGCGCCGCCAACATCCTCCTCCAGGGCGAAAGCGGCACAGGCAAAGAACTCTTCGCCCAGGCCATCCACCACCACGGCCCCCGCAGCGACGGCCCCTTCATCGTCGTCAACTGCGGCGCCATCCCCCGCGAACTCATCGGCAGCGAACTATTCGGCTACGAAGAAGGCGCATTCACCGGCGCCTCGCGCGGCGGGCGACCCGGCAAATTCGAACTCGCCGGCGGCGGCACCGTCTTCCTCGACGAAATCGGCGACATGCCCCTCGAACAGCAGGCCGCCCTCCTCAGAGTGCTGCAGGAAAAGAAACTCGTCCGCATCGGCGGCAGCAGAGTCATCCCCGCCGACGTCCGCGTCATCTGCGCCACCAACAAAAACCTCGCCAACGAAGTCGTCAAAGGCGCCTTCCGGCAAGACCTCTACTACCGGCTCAACGTCATCTCCATCACCATCCCGCCCCTCAGGGACCGCGGCGACGACATCCTCCTCCTCTTCGACGACTTCCTCGCCCGCCTCGGCCGCGAGCGCGGCCGGGCCTTTGCCCCCGAACCGGCCGTCTACGACGCCCTCCGCCGCTACCGCTGGCCGGGCAACGTCCGCGAACTCCACAACGCCGCCGAGCGGGCCGTCAGCCTCGCCGAAGGCGACACCGTCTACCTCTGGCACCTCCCCCCGGAAATCCACGGCGGCGGCGGCGAACAGCTCGCCCACTCCGGCGGGCTGGCCTTCTCCGAAGTCGTCCGCATCGTCTCCCTGCGCGAACAGACCCGCCAACAGCTCGCCCAGCGCGACCGCCAGGAACTCGCCGCCCTCCTCCGCGAATGCGGCGGCAACATCAGCCTGCTCGCCAACCGCCTCGGCGTCGCCCGCAGCACCATATACCGCCGCCTGCGCCACCTTGGTCTTGACAGCTAA
- a CDS encoding tyrosine-type recombinase/integrase, with protein MAERRENGAGTEPKQDANGRWWLKISYRDPDTDDLKRTTIRGAGQNEVLAKKKDFLKSIDLGVKPNVKKQNLLDWLNTWLEVNKKGSVSVKSHTIYKTIIECHVKGSALGKMSLDKVRRADVQKFLNEKGEKVAPRYLGQIKIVLADAFNVAEMDKLILHNPCKKLKLPQVEKEEINPLNQEEIKILLNTAGAGGLMYNIIYLTLHTGMRRGEVLGLKWADVDFKKKRITVRQQAKVEARRVLLGCLKTKSSYRTIPIGVRLIEVLKWHKAQQDKLKKDLGDAYNDLGLVFCEPDGNISTPNVVGTRYSRIMDKAAIPKRTFHQLRHTFASVAISQGLNIKAISAVLGHEKTSTTLDIYGHLLPGDTESITQAVAAYYGL; from the coding sequence ATGGCCGAAAGGCGTGAGAATGGAGCGGGTACAGAGCCAAAACAGGATGCAAACGGCCGTTGGTGGCTCAAAATATCCTACCGCGATCCGGACACCGACGATTTAAAGAGGACAACGATTAGGGGTGCAGGCCAGAACGAGGTTTTAGCAAAGAAGAAGGATTTTCTCAAATCTATCGACTTGGGGGTTAAGCCGAACGTCAAAAAACAAAACCTCCTGGATTGGTTGAATACCTGGCTTGAAGTCAACAAAAAAGGCAGCGTTTCGGTGAAAAGCCATACGATTTATAAGACAATTATTGAGTGCCACGTTAAGGGATCGGCGCTGGGTAAAATGTCTCTGGATAAGGTAAGGCGGGCTGATGTGCAAAAATTCCTGAACGAGAAAGGGGAGAAGGTTGCCCCGCGCTACTTGGGGCAAATAAAAATTGTACTGGCAGATGCCTTTAACGTTGCTGAAATGGACAAGCTGATACTGCATAATCCTTGTAAGAAACTGAAACTGCCACAGGTGGAAAAAGAGGAAATCAATCCGCTTAACCAGGAAGAGATTAAAATACTTTTGAACACGGCCGGCGCCGGCGGCCTTATGTACAATATTATCTATTTGACACTTCATACCGGGATGAGGCGCGGTGAAGTTCTCGGGCTAAAGTGGGCTGATGTTGATTTCAAGAAAAAGCGAATTACTGTAAGGCAGCAGGCGAAGGTAGAGGCAAGGCGTGTATTGCTTGGTTGCTTAAAGACAAAGTCTTCTTATCGTACTATTCCCATCGGCGTCCGGCTAATTGAAGTCTTGAAGTGGCATAAGGCGCAGCAAGACAAGCTGAAAAAAGACCTGGGGGATGCGTATAATGACCTTGGCTTGGTCTTTTGTGAGCCCGACGGTAATATAAGCACTCCCAACGTCGTGGGAACTAGATATAGCCGTATCATGGACAAGGCCGCTATCCCTAAACGAACTTTTCATCAGTTGCGGCATACCTTCGCGTCCGTGGCAATTAGTCAGGGATTAAACATTAAGGCAATATCGGCAGTGCTTGGGCACGAGAAAACGAGTACCACACTGGATATTTACGGACACCTTTTGCCGGGCGATACTGAGTCAATAACGCAGGCGGTGGCTGCATACTATGGTTTATAG
- a CDS encoding helix-turn-helix domain-containing protein — MDEYLTPEEVAGILKVSEKVVKDWLRAGTIPGTKIGKLWRVPKAELETWLEGNTQKPKTQNAD; from the coding sequence ATGGACGAATATCTGACACCGGAAGAGGTTGCGGGGATTCTTAAGGTTAGTGAAAAAGTGGTTAAGGATTGGCTTAGAGCCGGTACTATTCCCGGTACCAAGATCGGTAAGTTGTGGAGAGTACCAAAAGCAGAGTTAGAAACATGGCTTGAGGGCAACACCCAAAAGCCCAAAACACAGAATGCCGATTAA